The stretch of DNA ACATGATTTATTAAGAAAGAGTTAGTGTAATTAGGACAAAACGGAAGTAGGGGTATTTATCATGATCGTTGATATTTAGTAAATAAAAAATATAAAGTTTAAAGTGATCAATAAATGAGTTATCTAATTTTTTAAGCATAGATAATCAACTATATACTTATAGGATATAAATAAACTAACTTATTTTACTTTAGATCTTTTTAGTTTTTTTTGGGGATTTTGATCTTTTTAGTGCGTCTCAATTCTATGTTATTTAAGAATTAAACATGCCATAAAATATTTTAACCTTCACAAGTTATACAAAAATAAGCTATTATCTAATTTTATGAGTGCATATTTTTGCCTTTAGATGTACCGTTTTTGCCAAATTTAATTTTAAATAGGGGGAAGTTGCGATATTTATTAGTTTTGCTTCTTTTGTGTTGTTGCCGATATTTTTCGACGGTTGATGTGTTTAGAACGCAACGGTGCCTTTAAATGCTAAGATTTTTGCTAATAAAAATCCCATGTTTTCTGCAAATCAGAAAACATGGGATGAAAAATATATGATAATTTAATGAGTTCTATTCCCATTCAATAGTAGCAGGAGGCTTAGAAGTAATATCATAAACAATTCGATTGACATGTTTTACTTCATTAACGATACGAGTCGAAATAGCTTCTAGCGTAGCATAAGGAATTCTAGCCCAATCTGCAGTCATGCCGTCTAAGCTAGTTACACCACGCAACCCAATGGTATAATTATAAGTACGTTCGTCTCCCATTACACCAACTGTTTTGATTCCTGTTAGCACCGCAAAATATTGCCAAATTTCTTTATCTAAACCAGCTTTGCGAATTTCTTCCCTATAAATCCAATCAGCTTCTCGCAGAATTGCTAATTTATCTTCTGTAATATCTCCAATAATACGAATCGCAAGTCCTGGACCAGGGAAAGGTTGTCTGTCAACAACATGGCTCGGTAAACCTAATTCACGTCCTACTTCACGAACCTCATCTTTAAATAAATCTCTTAGCGGCTCAATAACACCTGTAAAAGACATGTCCTCAGGAAGCCCACCTACATTGTGATGGCTTTTGATGACAGCAGCATGTTCGCTGCCACTTTCAATGACATCAGGATAAATAGTACCTTGAACCAATAATTCTACGCCATTCAACTTATCTGCTTCTGCTTCAAAGACACGAATAAAGGTTTCTCCAATATTTTTGCGTTTGGTTTCGGGATCTGTAATTCCAGCCAATTTGTCTAAGAATAATTTTTGTGCATTAACACGAATCAAATTTAGATCAAATTGTTCTGTAAACACTTGCTCAACCATATCTCCTTCATCTTTGCGCAATAAGCCATTGTCTACAAAAATGCACGTTAATTGATGCCCAACAGCTTTGTGGATTAACATAGCGGCAACTGAAGAATCAACCCCACCAGATAAGGCACACAATACTTTTCGATCACCAATTTCTTCCCGAAGTTTTTGGATGGTATTTTCTACAAAATTACGCATTACCCAATCGCCTTGACATTGACAAATCTCATATAAAAAGTTTTGTAACATCTGAGTACCTTCGGTAGTATGTACTACTTCTGGATGATATTGAAAACCATAAATCTTATTTTTGTCATTGGCAAAAGCAGCTACTGGACAGTGGTCAGTTTGTGCAATAATTTTATAATCGTTACTAGGCAACTGAGCTACTTGATAAGTATGACTCATCCAGCAGATTGTTTTTTGGTTAACCCCTTTAAAGATAGGATGTGCACCAGCTACTTGTAGTTCTTTTTTTCCATATTCACGATTTTCAGCTGCCTCTAATTTGCCACCTAACAGATGAGCCGTTAATTGAGCACCATAACAAATGCCCAAAATTGGGATACCTAATTCAAATATTTTAGGATCAACAGAAGGAGCATCTTCTTCATAGGCAATGCTAGGACCACCTGTAAAAATAATACCCTTAGGTTTTTTATTAATAATAGTTGCCAAATCTGCGCTATGTGGTAAAACCTCGCAATATACCTTTGCTTCTCGGACACGTCTAGCAATCAATTGATTATATTGTCCTCCGAAATCTAAAACTAGAACTAACTCGTGGTTATTCATTTTTTTATAATTATGAACGATTAATCTTATTTATTTAACTAACTCCATTCTTAAGCCCTACCCAAAAAGTAAGCTATCTTAAATAGGAAGCTAAAATTTAGTTGGAACCAATTTTGACTTCCTATTTAAGATAAGCACTATATTTGAATAATACTATTATAACTACAGCAACCAATTAGCGAACACTGTAATTAGGCGCTTCTTTTGTAATATAAATATCGTGAGGATGACTTTCTTTTAATCCAGCTCCTGTAATGCGCATAAAACGAGCGGTTTCATGTAGCGTATCAATGTCTTTGGCTCCACAGTATCCCATTCCTTGTTGTACTCCACCAATCAATTGGAATAAGGTATCTGCTACTTCCCCTTTGTAGGCAACACGACCTTCCACGCCTTCAGGAACAAGCTTTTTCTCTTCTGTCTTGCCCTCTTGGAAATAACGATCTTTACTTCCTTTCTGCATGGCACCAATAGAGCCCATTCCACGGTATACTTTAAATTTACGACCTTGATACAATTCCATTGCACCAGGGCTTTCTTTACAACCTGCCAAAATGCTACCCATCATACAAGTTGCAGCTCCTGCTGCCAATGCTTTTATAACATCGCCAGAGTATTTCAATCCACCATCAGCAATAACGGGAACGCCATAAGGCTTGGCTGCTTCTGCACAATCTTCAATGGCAGTGATTTGAGGTACTCCAACTCCTGCAACAACACGAGTGGTACAAATAGATCCAGGTCCAATTCCTACTTTTATCGCATCGGCACCAGCTTCTATTAGAGCTACCGTTGCTTCTGGAGTAGCGACATTTCCTGCAATAATAGCAACGTGAGGATAAGTATTTTTGATGTTTTTTAGGTGGTCAATAACCCCTTTTGAGTGTCCATGAGCGGTATCAACTACGAGTACATCTACACCTGACTTTACCAATGCTTCAACACGTTCGTGTGTATCTTTAGAGGTTCCAATTGCCGCAGCAACCAACAAGCGACCCTTTTCATCTTTTGCTGCGTTGGGATATTGTATGGCTTTCTCAATGTCTTTGATGGTAATCAAACCACCCAATTTAAAATCAGCATCTACCAAAGGTAGTTTTTCGATGCGATGTTTTTGAAGAATCGCTTTAGAGGCTTCTAGGGTAGTGCCTACAGGCGCAGTAATTAACCCTTCTCTAGTCATTACTTCGTCGATTTTGCGGTTGTGATTGGTTTCGAATCGCAAATCACGATTGGTCAAAATACCAACTAAGGTACCCTCTTCATTGGTAATTGGAACACCTGATATTTTGTATTTCGCCATGAGTGCTTCTGCCTCGTAAACATAGTGGTTGGCAGATAGGTAAATAGGTTTAGAAATAACAAAATTTTGAGAACGTTTGACTTTGATTACTTCCTCCGCTTGTTCCTTTATCGTCATATTCTTATGAATAACTCCAATTCCACCATTTCTTGCCATTGCAATCGCCATTTCTGCTTCAGTAACCGTATCCATTCCAGCGCTTATCAACGGAATGTTAAGCCACAAATTTTTAGTTAGACGAGTACGTAAAGACGTTTGATGTGGTAAAACTTCGGAATAGTTGGGAATGAGGAGAACATCGTCGAAGGTGAGCCCTTCTTTGAGCAACTTTTTCATCTTGGAAAGTTAAAGTGGTTTGGAAAAAATTGCGAGCAAATCTACATCCTTATTTTGGGATTCCAAAATATACCCGCCTTTAAATTGTAATAAAAGCAGCATTAAAGACTATATTTAATACTTAGCTAATATTGCAAAACCTGAAAAGGAGAATAGTTGTGTTTTTTAATTTTTTGATTCTTAGTTTTTTAGGTGGGGAAATGCTCTTTTTTGAAGTGATAAAAAAAACTATGTAATTATTTTTCTTTGGTCAACTGCACTTTTGTTTATAAAAATACTACCTTTGCACTTCAATTCAGGGAGTTCAGGAAAAAAGAGTTGGGCAGAGCCTCTATTTTTAAACCATTTTACGTCTTTTCATACATTAATCAAATGTCTAATCAAAAGAAAAGTGGCCTAGATATCGACCTTGGAAACCTTTGTTCCAAAGACGCATTCGGCTGGGCAAAAAAGACCTTCTCCAATAGAACCAATAAGGCAGGAGCAGCAGCATTAAAAGTAGACGGTGTATTCTCTAATATGCTACAATTTGGTGATCAACGTATTGGTATTGCCTCAGATGGCATCGGAACCAAAATTGAATTAGCAGAGCGTACAGGAATTTACGACACCTTAGGTTTTGACCTAGTTGCAATGGTAGCTGATGATTTGGCAACCGCAGGGTTTGAGCCAACTAATATTTCTAATATCATTGATGTAGATCATTTGGATAGAGATACCATTAATGGTCTAATGAAAGGTTTATCTGAAGCTTGTGATTTTTGTGCTATGAGTATTTCTGGTGGTGAAATTGCAGAACTAGGAAACCGAATCAGTGGCTATGGAGATGGGATGCATTTTAATTGGTGTTCGACAGCGATTGGCATCTTGCCAGAAGAACTAGAAAAACCTTTTGATGGAACGGCGATCAAAGCTGGCGATAAGGTAATTGCACTCAAAGGGCGTGGCTTCCGTAGCAATGGCTTTTCTTTAATTCGTAGAATTATGGAGGCTAGTTTTGGCGAAGCATGGCACAACGAGGCTTATGATGATAATCAGACTTGGGGTGAAGCATTGTTAACGCCATCTTTAATTTTTACGCCTGTTATTACTAAGATGATAAAAACTGGTGTACAACTTTCTGGTGTAGCACACATTACAGGTGGTGGTATTATCGATAATTTCCAACGAGTACTAAAAGCAAACGAGCTAGGAGCACAGTTAGACAATTTGTTTGAGCCGCTAGAAGTAATGCAGCGTCTGATGAAATTAGGGAATGTAGCAGCTGAGGATGCTTATTTGTATTGGAATATGGGGAATGGAATGCTGGTGGTTGCAGATGAAGGGCAAGTTAACCAAGTGTTGGAAACCGCAACCTCGTTAGGCTACGAAGCGCAAATTGCAGGAACGATTACGTCTGAGCGTAAAATTACACTCCAAACTGCGAGCGCAAAATTGCAAGGAACTTACTAAAAAATATAAAAAAAGACTGCCTATGAAATGGCAGTCTTTTTTATTAACGATAGAGCGATAATTTGTACTTGAATAGAAAAAGGAACCTTTTTTTATCCCAAAAGAGGAACCTGAACTATTATTTAAAATAGTATATTTGCGACTCGTAAATCTACCAACACCAAAAACATCCAATAAGACTCAATTAAAATAATGATGTTAGGTAGAGCATTTTAGTAGAAACTATAAAGGGTAGTTTCTCAACATTTTACTTTATAATTGATTTTTCCTAAGTCCTATCTTTTCTGATTATTTGGGGTGTATTATTTTTATTAGGGCAATTGAATTAGGGAAGATGGCGTTTTTTAGCAAAAATGCGTAGTGGTAATCGTCCGTTTATAACGTCTTATAAGACGGAATGTAATCACAAAAAACAATCAATAAAGTAATACAATAAATAATTTTTCATGAAAAGATATAGTTCAAAGATCATAGGGAGTGGTTCCGTATTGCCAAAAATAAAAAAAGCAAACAACGCTTTTTGGGACAATACATTTTTTAATAAGGATCACGTAAAAATGACGAAAACAAACGAAGCAATTACAGCTAAGTTTGAAGAAGTTGCGGGGATTGTAGAGCGTAGAGTGGCAGAAAAGGGAGTCAATGCTTCTGATCTAGGTACTCAAGCGGCAAAGTTGGCTATTGAATCTTCTGGAATTGATCCTGAAACATTAGAGTATATTATTGTTGCGCATAATTTTGGTGATGTTAATCACGGCACCATTCAATCGGATTTATTACCAAATCTTGCTGCTAAAGTAAAACAAAAACTAGGAATTAAAAACTCTAGTTGTGTTGCTTACGATATCCTTTTTGGTTGCCCTAGTTGGGTACAAGCGTTTATTCAAGCGGACTACTATATTAAGTCTGGCGATGTTAAACGTGTAATGGTGGTTGGGGCTGATACGGTTTCTCGTATGACCGATCCACATGATATTGATGGGATGTTGTTTGCCGATGGAGCTGGGGCTGCAATTTTAGAGGCTGTAGATTATGATGAAGAAAATCCTCTAGGGGTTTTGTCTCATATGACGGTATCGGATTGTGTCAGTGAGGCAGATTATCTTAAGATGGGCGATTCGCTTAAACTGGATACAGAAGGACAGTATATTCGTATGTATGGCAAAGGTGTTTTCCGTTATGCGGTTACTAAAGTGCCTGTTGCTATAAATGATTGCTTAGCCAAAGCGGGGTTGAAATTGGAGGATGTAAATAAATTTGTTATGCATCAAGCCAATATGAAGATGAACAAGATCATCTTAAAACGTTTGTATGAACTAAATGGCTATGAAGATTATCCAGAAGAAATGATGCCTTTGGTGGTGCACAAATTGGGGAATAGTTCGGCGGCAACAGTACCTACTGTCTTAGATTTGATCATGAAGGGCGTAATGGACGGGCATAGCATCAATAAAGGTGATATTGTTGTTTTTGCGTCTGTAGGGGCTGGCATGCATGCCAATTGTATTGTATATAAACATTCATAATAATTCATTAACAGAACAGAAAGGATGACTGCTTCTATTCAAGTTTTATTGAAACCACACATCATTGATGTAAAAGGCAAAAAGGTTGAAGAAAAATGCCTTAAACAATTAGGAATTGCAACAGGGAACGTTAAGAGCGCTAAGCTGTTCTCTATCAATTATGAAGCGACAGCTGAGGAGTTGCAGGACTATGCTACTCGTTGTATCAAAGATGTTGTAACAGATGAAATTTTGGTCAATGAACGATTTGAGCCAACCAATTATCAGGCTTGTATTGCGATCGCTCAATTGCCAGGTGTTACAGACGATGAGGGGACTTCTGCTCAAATGGCTTGGGTTGACTTCTTTAATATAGAGGCAGACGTTAATACACAGCATATTTTTACCCAAGAGGTGTATTATTTTGAAAATAAACTTACTCAGGACGAATTGAGCTTGATTGCTAAGCGATTATTAGGGAACCCTTTGATTAATCACTTCACTTATGCTTATCAAAATGAGGAAGGAAAACTAAGTTTTACTCCTTATGTACCTGAGGTGAAAATGACAGCGGATGAAACGACTGAAACGATTAGTTTGGAGTTGAGTGATGCGCAATTGGTGCAGTTGTCAAAAGAAAAAGTTTTGGCGTTGAATTTGGCGGAAATGAAGGCAATTGTTGGCTATTACAAAAACGAAAAAACCGTTGCAGAGCGTCAAGCGGTAGGCTTGCCTACCGACCCAACAGATTGTGAATTGGAAATCCTTGGACAAACTTGGTCTGAGCATTGTAAGCACAAGGAGTTTAATGCTGTTATTCATTATAAAAATGCAGAAACAGGAGAGGAAAAAACAATCAACTCTCTGTTCAAGACTTATATAAAAGGTACTACTTCAACGGTTCAAGAAAGTTTAGAGGCAAACAATAATCATTGGTTGGTAAAGGTCTTTTCTGATAATGCAGGAGTTGTAAAAGCTACCGAAGACAAATTATTTGTTTGGAAAGTAGAAACGCACAATTCTCCCTCTGCTTTAGATCCTTATGGTGGAGCTATTACTGGAATCTTAGGTAACAACCGTGATCCTTTGGCAACAGGGGTTGGAGGAGCTAAACTATTGTTTAACACCAATGTACTTTGTTTTGGAAACCCAGATTATGACAAGCCTTTGCTAACAGGACAATTGCATCCTCGTCAGATTATGGAAGGGGTGGTTTCTGGGATTGAAGATGGTGGCAACAAATCAGGTGTTCCTACTGTAAATGGCTCAGTTGTATTTGACGATCGATATAGTGGAAAACCTTTGGTTTATTGTGGTACAGGCGCACTGATGCCTTATGATTACAAAGGAAAACCATCTTGGGAAAAACCGATTGATGCTGGCGATCGAATTATTGTTGCTGGTGGACGAGTTGGTAAAGATGGTATCCATGGTGCTACGTTTTCTTCTATTGAAATAGATGAGCACTCGCCTTCTTCTGCTGTACAAATTGGAAGCCCAATTACGCAGAAAAAAGTAGCCGACTTTTTGGTGAAAGCTTGTTTGCAAGGACTGGTAAAATGTAGCACAGATAATGGTGCTGGTGGTTTGTCTTCTTCGATTGGTGAATTGGCTACCATTTCTGGTGGTGCAGTAGTGCATCTTGAAAAAGTACCGTTAAAATATGCAGGGCTAAAACCTTGGGAAATATTTGTTTCTGAATCTCAGGAACGTATGTCTTTGGTGATAGAAGAACCGCAAGTTGAAGCCTTGTTTGCTTTGGCAAAGGCAATGGAGGTAGAGCT from Aureispira anguillae encodes:
- the guaB gene encoding IMP dehydrogenase, which gives rise to MKKLLKEGLTFDDVLLIPNYSEVLPHQTSLRTRLTKNLWLNIPLISAGMDTVTEAEMAIAMARNGGIGVIHKNMTIKEQAEEVIKVKRSQNFVISKPIYLSANHYVYEAEALMAKYKISGVPITNEEGTLVGILTNRDLRFETNHNRKIDEVMTREGLITAPVGTTLEASKAILQKHRIEKLPLVDADFKLGGLITIKDIEKAIQYPNAAKDEKGRLLVAAAIGTSKDTHERVEALVKSGVDVLVVDTAHGHSKGVIDHLKNIKNTYPHVAIIAGNVATPEATVALIEAGADAIKVGIGPGSICTTRVVAGVGVPQITAIEDCAEAAKPYGVPVIADGGLKYSGDVIKALAAGAATCMMGSILAGCKESPGAMELYQGRKFKVYRGMGSIGAMQKGSKDRYFQEGKTEEKKLVPEGVEGRVAYKGEVADTLFQLIGGVQQGMGYCGAKDIDTLHETARFMRITGAGLKESHPHDIYITKEAPNYSVR
- the guaA gene encoding glutamine-hydrolyzing GMP synthase, encoding MNNHELVLVLDFGGQYNQLIARRVREAKVYCEVLPHSADLATIINKKPKGIIFTGGPSIAYEEDAPSVDPKIFELGIPILGICYGAQLTAHLLGGKLEAAENREYGKKELQVAGAHPIFKGVNQKTICWMSHTYQVAQLPSNDYKIIAQTDHCPVAAFANDKNKIYGFQYHPEVVHTTEGTQMLQNFLYEICQCQGDWVMRNFVENTIQKLREEIGDRKVLCALSGGVDSSVAAMLIHKAVGHQLTCIFVDNGLLRKDEGDMVEQVFTEQFDLNLIRVNAQKLFLDKLAGITDPETKRKNIGETFIRVFEAEADKLNGVELLVQGTIYPDVIESGSEHAAVIKSHHNVGGLPEDMSFTGVIEPLRDLFKDEVREVGRELGLPSHVVDRQPFPGPGLAIRIIGDITEDKLAILREADWIYREEIRKAGLDKEIWQYFAVLTGIKTVGVMGDERTYNYTIGLRGVTSLDGMTADWARIPYATLEAISTRIVNEVKHVNRIVYDITSKPPATIEWE
- a CDS encoding phosphoribosylformylglycinamidine synthase subunit PurL; amino-acid sequence: MTASIQVLLKPHIIDVKGKKVEEKCLKQLGIATGNVKSAKLFSINYEATAEELQDYATRCIKDVVTDEILVNERFEPTNYQACIAIAQLPGVTDDEGTSAQMAWVDFFNIEADVNTQHIFTQEVYYFENKLTQDELSLIAKRLLGNPLINHFTYAYQNEEGKLSFTPYVPEVKMTADETTETISLELSDAQLVQLSKEKVLALNLAEMKAIVGYYKNEKTVAERQAVGLPTDPTDCELEILGQTWSEHCKHKEFNAVIHYKNAETGEEKTINSLFKTYIKGTTSTVQESLEANNNHWLVKVFSDNAGVVKATEDKLFVWKVETHNSPSALDPYGGAITGILGNNRDPLATGVGGAKLLFNTNVLCFGNPDYDKPLLTGQLHPRQIMEGVVSGIEDGGNKSGVPTVNGSVVFDDRYSGKPLVYCGTGALMPYDYKGKPSWEKPIDAGDRIIVAGGRVGKDGIHGATFSSIEIDEHSPSSAVQIGSPITQKKVADFLVKACLQGLVKCSTDNGAGGLSSSIGELATISGGAVVHLEKVPLKYAGLKPWEIFVSESQERMSLVIEEPQVEALFALAKAMEVELTDIGYFTSDGYLDIRYNDNKVAYLDMEFLHEGDPQKVMYAQWDKPALQEPTLSTAIDYNDTLIQLMGSLNICSRESIIRQYDHEVKGKTIIKPLMGPKGKAPQDAAIMRFGFDSFEGVAVSNGILPRYGDIDAYEMSAGAFDEAVRQIVSAGGSLPNTNANDGVFWSVNDNFCVPDSEYHETSNPDGKFKLAKLVQMCEALYDMATYFDIPLTSGKDSMKNDFKADGVKISVPPTILYSMTAKVDDVRKTVTSDFKAAGDLVYQLGTTYNELGASEFYSLFDELGANVPKVRKETAKELYLKVMEANAKGLIESSHDLSDGGLAVTLVESAFGGEFGVTANLDVLGDLSNEAKLFSETHSRFVVSIRPENQAEFEAIFGDKAYLLGEVTTNKQVQISSNNNNLIDLPTEALLEAWAGGLVL
- a CDS encoding AIR synthase-related protein codes for the protein MSNQKKSGLDIDLGNLCSKDAFGWAKKTFSNRTNKAGAAALKVDGVFSNMLQFGDQRIGIASDGIGTKIELAERTGIYDTLGFDLVAMVADDLATAGFEPTNISNIIDVDHLDRDTINGLMKGLSEACDFCAMSISGGEIAELGNRISGYGDGMHFNWCSTAIGILPEELEKPFDGTAIKAGDKVIALKGRGFRSNGFSLIRRIMEASFGEAWHNEAYDDNQTWGEALLTPSLIFTPVITKMIKTGVQLSGVAHITGGGIIDNFQRVLKANELGAQLDNLFEPLEVMQRLMKLGNVAAEDAYLYWNMGNGMLVVADEGQVNQVLETATSLGYEAQIAGTITSERKITLQTASAKLQGTY
- a CDS encoding 3-oxoacyl-ACP synthase III family protein; protein product: MKRYSSKIIGSGSVLPKIKKANNAFWDNTFFNKDHVKMTKTNEAITAKFEEVAGIVERRVAEKGVNASDLGTQAAKLAIESSGIDPETLEYIIVAHNFGDVNHGTIQSDLLPNLAAKVKQKLGIKNSSCVAYDILFGCPSWVQAFIQADYYIKSGDVKRVMVVGADTVSRMTDPHDIDGMLFADGAGAAILEAVDYDEENPLGVLSHMTVSDCVSEADYLKMGDSLKLDTEGQYIRMYGKGVFRYAVTKVPVAINDCLAKAGLKLEDVNKFVMHQANMKMNKIILKRLYELNGYEDYPEEMMPLVVHKLGNSSAATVPTVLDLIMKGVMDGHSINKGDIVVFASVGAGMHANCIVYKHS